In Candidatus Hydrothermales bacterium, a genomic segment contains:
- a CDS encoding HypC/HybG/HupF family hydrogenase formation chaperone, with the protein MCLGIPGKIVNIYEKDGVRFAKVEFGGIKREVCLDLTPEAKEGDYVIVHVGFSIQILDQKEAEETLNTYREFLEKIEKNEVSL; encoded by the coding sequence ATGTGCCTCGGCATCCCAGGAAAGATTGTAAATATTTACGAAAAAGATGGAGTAAGGTTTGCAAAGGTAGAGTTTGGAGGCATAAAAAGAGAGGTTTGTCTTGATTTAACTCCAGAAGCTAAGGAGGGTGATTACGTCATTGTCCATGTAGGTTTTTCTATCCAGATACTTGATCAAAAAGAGGCAGAGGAAACATTAAATACTTATCGGGAATTCTTAGAAAAAATAGAAAAAAATGAAGTATCTTTATGA
- the hypE gene encoding hydrogenase expression/formation protein HypE, with protein sequence MRKIELAHGAGGILMREFIEKEIKERFKNEELSKLLDSAILENKSKRIAFTTDSYVVSPIFFPGGNIGELAVNGTVNDLVAVGAFPEFISLSLIIEEGFSFEDLEKILDSIKYASEKARVKVVTGDTKVIEKGKGDGIFINTSGIGFIPDDVDFGYHRIEEKDKLIINGPIGLHGFSILVARENINVEGNLKSDTAPLIDLWKALYENGIEVHFMRDPTRGGVQGVLNEIAKESGYDIILFEENLPITDEVRGLSEILGIDPLLMANEGKMIFFVKESDAEKALKILREYELGKESKIIGEVYKKGGSLKLLTSLKVVRILDMPYADPLPRIC encoded by the coding sequence ATGAGAAAAATTGAACTTGCCCACGGAGCTGGTGGTATTTTAATGAGAGAATTTATAGAAAAAGAAATAAAAGAAAGATTTAAAAATGAGGAACTTAGCAAGCTCCTTGACTCAGCTATATTAGAAAATAAAAGCAAAAGAATAGCTTTTACAACGGATTCTTACGTTGTCTCCCCAATTTTTTTTCCCGGAGGAAATATAGGAGAATTAGCTGTAAACGGAACTGTAAATGACCTTGTTGCTGTAGGAGCCTTTCCAGAATTTATCTCTCTTTCACTTATAATTGAGGAGGGTTTTTCTTTTGAGGATTTGGAAAAAATCTTAGATTCTATAAAGTATGCCTCTGAAAAAGCAAGAGTAAAAGTTGTAACAGGTGATACTAAAGTTATTGAAAAGGGTAAAGGTGACGGAATCTTTATTAACACTTCGGGAATAGGTTTTATTCCAGACGATGTAGATTTTGGTTATCATAGAATAGAAGAGAAAGATAAGTTAATAATTAACGGTCCGATAGGTTTACATGGTTTTTCTATTCTAGTAGCAAGAGAAAATATTAATGTAGAGGGAAATTTAAAGAGTGACACCGCTCCTTTGATAGACTTATGGAAAGCTCTCTATGAGAATGGAATTGAGGTTCATTTTATGAGGGATCCCACAAGGGGAGGGGTTCAAGGTGTTTTAAATGAAATTGCTAAGGAGTCTGGTTATGACATCATTTTGTTTGAGGAAAATCTCCCTATTACAGACGAGGTTAGGGGTTTATCAGAGATTTTAGGTATTGACCCTTTACTTATGGCAAATGAGGGTAAAATGATTTTTTTTGTTAAAGAAAGTGACGCTGAGAAAGCTCTGAAAATTTTAAGAGAATATGAATTGGGAAAAGAGAGCAAAATAATAGGAGAGGTCTATAAAAAAGGTGGAAGCCTAAAACTTTTAACTTCACTAAAGGTTGTTAGAATTTTAGATATGCCTTATGCTGATCCTTTACCCAGAATCTGCTAG
- a CDS encoding energy transducer TonB, whose amino-acid sequence MLKGFLLSFAFHILILAPYIFEKEKRKLYFPQTVFYIELREIESEAKIIEKKDEKSQVVEKLKEVSQKPKKAKKEKKSEERTHLPLRGGGKAKINLDLPYSYYFEVLLRKISENWHYSYSGNDTLRVTVYFSILKDGSLKDIRIEKTSGDIIFDQQAYRAVYLTKRVPPLPDEFNMEYLRVFLEFEVP is encoded by the coding sequence ATGTTAAAGGGGTTTCTTCTTTCTTTTGCTTTTCACATTTTAATTTTAGCCCCCTATATTTTTGAAAAGGAAAAAAGAAAATTATATTTTCCTCAAACTGTTTTTTATATAGAACTTAGAGAAATAGAAAGTGAAGCTAAGATAATCGAAAAAAAGGACGAAAAATCTCAGGTGGTAGAAAAATTAAAAGAAGTTTCTCAAAAACCAAAAAAGGCAAAAAAGGAGAAAAAATCTGAGGAAAGAACACATCTTCCATTAAGGGGTGGTGGTAAGGCAAAAATAAATCTTGACTTACCCTATTCTTACTATTTTGAAGTACTTTTGAGAAAAATCAGTGAAAATTGGCATTATTCATACTCTGGTAACGATACCTTAAGAGTTACGGTTTACTTTTCAATATTAAAAGATGGAAGCTTAAAAGATATAAGAATTGAGAAAACCTCAGGTGATATTATTTTTGATCAACAAGCTTATAGAGCAGTATATTTAACAAAAAGAGTTCCCCCCTTGCCAGATGAGTTTAACATGGAGTATTTAAGAGTTTTTCTTGAATTTGAAGTTCCATGA
- the ybgF gene encoding tol-pal system protein YbgF, with protein sequence MIKKLTLLFLTFTFCAQIRTVRNELNRIRDEIDEIYVRTQKIDTLQRREYRETKELKADVTNKLEIIERKLTSIESRLEEIENLIRKRSLKREEKIQEIQSGDEEGLFLQALRDYTAGEYQIAIHQFEEFIKKFPQSDYIIDAKYYLADAYFQVGDEEKAKLIFEEIIRDYPKSVLTKYSLLKLGEMELRKGNYDAAKKYFNTLIKDFPESEEAKKAKEKLMEIR encoded by the coding sequence ATAATAAAAAAACTAACTTTATTATTTTTAACCTTTACTTTTTGCGCTCAAATTAGAACTGTAAGAAATGAATTAAATAGAATAAGGGACGAAATAGACGAAATATATGTAAGAACACAAAAAATTGATACCCTCCAGAGGAGGGAATACAGAGAAACAAAAGAATTAAAAGCTGATGTTACAAATAAACTGGAAATAATTGAAAGAAAACTTACCTCTATTGAATCAAGATTAGAGGAAATAGAAAATTTAATAAGAAAAAGAAGTTTAAAACGGGAGGAGAAAATACAGGAAATTCAGAGTGGTGATGAAGAAGGACTATTTTTACAAGCCTTGAGAGACTATACTGCTGGTGAATATCAAATTGCGATTCATCAATTTGAAGAGTTTATAAAAAAATTTCCACAAAGTGATTACATAATAGACGCAAAATACTATCTTGCTGATGCCTATTTTCAAGTTGGGGACGAAGAGAAAGCCAAACTGATATTTGAAGAAATAATTAGAGATTATCCAAAATCGGTATTAACAAAATACTCACTCTTGAAATTGGGGGAAATGGAGCTAAGAAAGGGAAATTATGATGCTGCTAAAAAGTACTTTAACACTTTGATTAAAGATTTTCCAGAATCGGAGGAAGCAAAAAAAGCAAAAGAAAAATTGATGGAAATTAGATGA
- a CDS encoding DUF1028 domain-containing protein, which translates to MGTLLSLIIYGTFSIVAMDPETEEFGVGVASKVLDVGYLVPWVEADVGAVATQALLNPYLGKWAIELLREGKRADEVLKIILERDTSPEDRQIGIVDRNGNSVSFTGKNTISWAGHKNDKYVAVQGNILIGPQVIDTMFKVFKNTVGLPLAERILLALEAGEAVGGDKRGKQSAAIYVVRRRGGYQGVNDKLVELKVVDHPEPLKELRRMYELWQYAFLATSYLRLSQEEKDKEEIFLKKAYLLLKKALEADLKNADVYNNLAWEFALMKKFPKETIEAAKKAHELSPEDPNIMDTLAEAYYAAGMYKEAIFWEKKALEKEPQNMFFKKQLEKFKRALEKSKK; encoded by the coding sequence ATGGGCACTCTTTTATCTTTAATAATTTACGGAACGTTTTCAATAGTTGCAATGGATCCAGAAACAGAAGAATTTGGTGTCGGAGTTGCTTCAAAAGTCTTAGATGTCGGCTATTTAGTTCCCTGGGTAGAAGCAGATGTGGGAGCAGTTGCAACACAGGCCCTTTTGAACCCTTATCTAGGAAAATGGGCAATCGAATTACTTAGGGAAGGTAAAAGGGCTGATGAAGTTCTTAAAATAATCTTGGAAAGAGATACATCACCGGAAGATCGACAGATAGGGATTGTTGATAGAAACGGTAACTCAGTATCTTTTACTGGTAAAAATACAATCTCTTGGGCAGGTCATAAAAACGACAAATACGTGGCAGTACAGGGAAATATACTTATAGGCCCACAAGTTATTGATACAATGTTTAAAGTTTTCAAGAACACTGTAGGATTACCACTTGCGGAGAGGATACTTTTGGCTCTTGAGGCAGGAGAAGCAGTAGGAGGTGATAAAAGGGGAAAACAATCAGCAGCTATTTATGTTGTAAGGAGAAGAGGTGGATATCAAGGTGTTAATGATAAGCTGGTTGAGTTAAAAGTAGTGGATCATCCTGAGCCTCTAAAGGAATTAAGAAGAATGTATGAATTATGGCAGTACGCATTCCTTGCAACAAGTTATTTAAGGCTCAGCCAAGAAGAAAAAGATAAGGAGGAGATCTTTTTGAAAAAGGCTTATTTACTTTTAAAGAAGGCTCTTGAAGCTGATTTAAAAAATGCAGATGTTTATAACAATTTGGCATGGGAATTTGCTTTAATGAAAAAATTTCCAAAAGAAACGATCGAAGCTGCAAAAAAAGCACATGAGTTATCTCCAGAGGATCCAAATATTATGGATACACTCGCAGAAGCTTATTATGCAGCAGGCATGTATAAGGAGGCTATCTTCTGGGAGAAAAAAGCTCTTGAAAAAGAACCCCAAAACATGTTCTTTAAAAAACAACTGGAAAAATTTAAAAGGGCACTAGAAAAATCTAAAAAATAG
- the hypD gene encoding hydrogenase formation protein HypD, translating to MKYLYEFRESEKVKLIIKSIEKICKSKWTIMEVCGSQTHSILSAGIDELLPSNITLVHGPGCPVCVTPREVIDKAIALSKMKGTIVFTYGDMLRVPGSRESLFRAKADGAKVKMVYSPFEALEFAKANPDKKVVFFGIGFETTAPCNATVILKARGLNLKNFFVLIAQFRVPPALEAILNDPFNKVQGFLAPGHVCTVMGIEEYLPISEKYNVPIVVTGFESFDISQGILILVSMLERKEKGVKIQYKRSCKPEGNLRAKEVINKVFKIGDLKWRGIGVIKNGGWVLKEEFLDMDANNLLKNYSEEIEEKKEGCIAALILQGKKKPFDCLLFGKECTPLNPLGAPMVSSEGACAAYYKYKR from the coding sequence ATGAAGTATCTTTATGAGTTTAGAGAGAGTGAGAAAGTTAAGTTAATCATCAAAAGCATAGAGAAGATTTGTAAGAGTAAGTGGACAATAATGGAGGTTTGTGGTTCTCAGACTCACTCTATTTTAAGTGCAGGAATTGACGAACTTTTACCTTCAAATATAACTCTTGTTCATGGCCCCGGATGCCCTGTATGTGTAACACCTAGGGAGGTTATTGATAAAGCCATAGCTCTTTCAAAAATGAAAGGTACAATTGTCTTTACCTACGGTGATATGTTAAGAGTACCGGGATCAAGAGAATCTTTATTCAGAGCTAAGGCAGATGGAGCAAAGGTTAAAATGGTCTATTCACCATTTGAGGCACTCGAATTTGCTAAAGCTAATCCTGATAAAAAGGTAGTATTTTTTGGAATAGGTTTTGAAACAACTGCTCCTTGTAATGCTACTGTTATATTAAAGGCAAGAGGATTAAATTTAAAAAATTTTTTCGTACTGATTGCTCAATTTAGAGTTCCTCCTGCACTTGAAGCAATACTTAACGATCCCTTTAACAAAGTCCAGGGTTTTTTGGCTCCTGGACACGTTTGTACCGTTATGGGAATAGAAGAGTACTTACCAATTTCTGAAAAGTATAACGTTCCCATCGTAGTTACAGGTTTTGAATCTTTCGATATCTCACAGGGAATACTTATTTTAGTTTCTATGCTTGAAAGAAAAGAGAAGGGTGTTAAAATACAGTATAAAAGATCGTGCAAGCCTGAGGGTAATCTGAGAGCAAAGGAAGTTATAAACAAAGTTTTTAAAATTGGTGATTTAAAATGGAGGGGAATCGGGGTAATTAAAAATGGGGGGTGGGTTTTAAAAGAAGAGTTTTTAGATATGGATGCAAATAACTTATTAAAAAATTATTCCGAGGAAATTGAGGAAAAGAAAGAGGGGTGTATAGCAGCTCTGATTTTGCAAGGGAAAAAGAAACCTTTTGATTGCCTACTTTTTGGTAAAGAGTGTACTCCTTTAAATCCACTAGGAGCACCGATGGTTTCATCTGAGGGAGCTTGTGCTGCCTATTATAAGTACAAAAGATGA
- a CDS encoding biopolymer transporter ExbD, which translates to MRRNYISEINITSLADVSITLLVIFLITSPLLQTGFEVNLPKSKKTEELKEEGITITLTKDKKIYLEEKEVTLEKLPFYLDVLSKKGKKNVFIKADKELNYGFVMEVVGEVKDKGFEKVGFILEKKR; encoded by the coding sequence ATGAGAAGGAATTACATCTCTGAAATTAACATAACTTCCCTAGCTGATGTGAGTATCACTCTCCTTGTTATATTTTTAATCACAAGCCCATTGCTTCAGACAGGCTTTGAAGTTAACCTCCCAAAGTCGAAAAAAACAGAAGAACTAAAAGAAGAGGGGATTACAATAACTTTAACTAAAGACAAAAAAATTTACTTAGAAGAAAAAGAAGTTACTCTAGAAAAGCTTCCCTTTTACCTTGATGTGCTATCCAAAAAAGGAAAAAAGAATGTATTTATAAAGGCTGACAAGGAACTTAACTATGGATTTGTTATGGAGGTAGTGGGAGAAGTAAAAGATAAGGGATTTGAAAAAGTGGGATTTATACTTGAGAAAAAAAGATAA
- a CDS encoding sulfite exporter TauE/SafE family protein translates to MIQNVVLLFIGIFAGILSGLFGIGGGLIIIPSLVLIFKMNQHLAQGISLGSLLLPVGILGFLEYMRNNNVNLKASLIIALGLFVGTYFGAFIANLIPTKKLSKLFAIFLMFVAVRLFFLK, encoded by the coding sequence ATGATTCAAAATGTCGTTTTACTTTTTATAGGAATTTTTGCTGGGATACTTTCTGGACTCTTTGGTATTGGAGGAGGGCTTATTATTATTCCTTCTCTTGTTTTGATTTTTAAAATGAACCAACACCTTGCTCAGGGTATATCCTTAGGATCTCTCTTGCTACCTGTAGGAATTCTCGGATTCCTTGAGTACATGCGAAATAACAATGTAAATTTAAAGGCATCCCTTATAATAGCACTGGGACTTTTTGTAGGAACTTATTTTGGCGCCTTCATTGCGAATCTGATTCCCACAAAAAAGCTTTCAAAACTCTTTGCTATTTTCCTAATGTTTG
- a CDS encoding MotA/TolQ/ExbB proton channel family protein has translation MTGLNLDIVVRGFKTASPFAKLILIILFFLSVLSWAIFFKKLIEFFILKWKTKKIIKKFNSFSFGDFIKTNPTYLNKESLPSLILKTVVEEIRSLENEKVKEHSISILFEKIEKIYKKEITKLEKYNVILATVTSVSPFLGLLGTVWGIMEAFLEIKRTGSAHISVLAPGIADALITTIAGLLVAIPSLVFYNYVTNEIVRYENLCNDFLSELRIKVKKYLLLNEKELHL, from the coding sequence ATGACAGGACTAAATTTAGATATTGTTGTAAGGGGATTTAAAACAGCAAGCCCCTTTGCTAAACTTATCCTTATTATCCTTTTTTTCCTCTCAGTTTTATCCTGGGCAATCTTCTTTAAAAAACTTATCGAATTTTTCATTTTAAAATGGAAAACTAAAAAGATAATTAAAAAATTTAATAGCTTTTCCTTTGGAGACTTTATTAAAACAAATCCTACCTATCTAAATAAAGAGAGTTTACCCTCTTTGATTCTAAAAACAGTGGTAGAAGAGATAAGAAGTTTAGAAAATGAGAAGGTTAAGGAACATTCAATCAGTATTCTTTTTGAAAAAATTGAAAAAATTTATAAGAAAGAAATAACAAAACTTGAAAAATACAATGTAATTCTTGCAACTGTAACAAGTGTTAGCCCTTTCCTTGGGCTTTTAGGAACTGTTTGGGGAATAATGGAAGCATTTCTTGAAATAAAAAGAACAGGATCAGCTCATATTAGCGTCCTTGCCCCAGGAATTGCTGATGCTCTAATAACAACAATCGCAGGTCTTCTTGTTGCGATTCCTTCACTTGTTTTTTACAATTACGTAACCAATGAAATTGTAAGATACGAGAATCTATGCAACGACTTTTTATCAGAATTGAGAATAAAAGTAAAAAAGTATTTACTTTTAAATGAGAAGGAATTACATCTCTGA
- a CDS encoding zinc metalloprotease HtpX — MTGLRFKLYLLLMIFFGLLYVVASLIGYAIGIKSFYFYLLMALFFTWVQYMIGPHIVELMMNVRYVDKTEEPWLHEVVEDLSRRANIPKPKIGIAEISLPNAFAFGRSLKDGRVCVTRGILKLLNKDELRAVLGHEISHLKNRDVMFITLLSVLPLVLYLIARNLIFIGMFERRDERSSGNLPLVLVGFLAFILYFITNLLVLYASRIREYFADTGSVSLGSRPIHLASALYKLSLGSARMDREEVRQYEGIKAFFLNDPSKALKEIKELREIDINLSGKIEEDELIALRNKKVKLSFADKLLELLSTHPNMLKRIKYLSELDRRIA; from the coding sequence ATGACTGGTTTAAGATTTAAATTATATTTACTCCTTATGATATTTTTTGGACTTTTATATGTTGTTGCTTCTTTAATCGGGTATGCTATAGGGATTAAAAGTTTTTACTTTTATCTTCTTATGGCTCTTTTCTTTACCTGGGTGCAGTATATGATTGGACCACATATTGTAGAGCTTATGATGAACGTTCGGTATGTTGATAAGACTGAGGAACCTTGGCTACATGAGGTAGTAGAAGATCTTTCAAGAAGAGCAAATATTCCCAAGCCAAAAATTGGAATAGCAGAAATCAGTTTGCCCAACGCTTTTGCCTTCGGTAGATCCCTAAAAGATGGTAGGGTCTGTGTAACAAGAGGAATATTAAAACTTTTAAACAAGGATGAACTCAGAGCAGTCTTAGGTCATGAGATATCACATCTTAAAAACAGAGACGTAATGTTTATTACGTTACTTTCTGTTTTACCACTTGTTCTTTATCTCATTGCTAGGAATCTTATTTTCATAGGAATGTTTGAAAGAAGGGATGAAAGAAGTAGTGGTAACTTGCCCTTAGTTTTGGTTGGTTTCCTTGCATTTATTCTTTATTTCATAACTAACTTACTTGTTTTGTATGCATCGAGAATAAGAGAGTATTTTGCTGACACAGGTTCAGTAAGCTTAGGATCAAGACCAATCCATTTGGCCTCTGCACTATATAAGCTTTCTCTTGGAAGTGCCAGGATGGATAGAGAAGAAGTGAGACAGTATGAGGGGATAAAGGCCTTCTTCTTAAACGATCCTTCAAAGGCCTTAAAGGAAATTAAAGAGCTAAGGGAAATAGACATAAACTTAAGTGGGAAAATAGAGGAAGATGAGCTTATAGCTTTAAGGAATAAGAAAGTAAAACTTTCCTTTGCAGATAAACTTTTAGAGCTTCTGTCTACTCACCCAAATATGCTTAAAAGGATAAAATATTTATCAGAGCTAGATAGGAGGATCGCGTGA
- a CDS encoding OmpA family protein, with translation MKKIILYILIISLSQMCAPRKAVKVEPVKEEAPPPPPTEVVEEPKKEEAPARPPLVLKTIYFDFDKYDIRPGDAEILKSNAELLKLYPEVSIVIEGHTCDIGTEEYNMGLGERRAKAARDYLIKLGIDPARISIVSYGETRLVDIKNKPINRRAEFKVKE, from the coding sequence ATGAAAAAAATAATACTATACATACTGATAATATCACTTTCCCAGATGTGCGCTCCAAGGAAGGCTGTTAAGGTAGAACCAGTAAAAGAAGAAGCTCCACCTCCTCCCCCCACGGAGGTAGTAGAAGAGCCTAAAAAAGAAGAAGCTCCAGCTCGTCCACCACTTGTTCTTAAAACAATTTACTTTGACTTTGACAAATATGATATAAGACCAGGAGATGCTGAAATACTGAAAAGTAATGCTGAATTGTTAAAGTTATATCCTGAAGTAAGTATCGTAATTGAGGGACACACATGCGATATTGGAACCGAAGAGTACAACATGGGACTTGGTGAAAGAAGAGCAAAGGCGGCAAGAGACTACTTGATTAAACTTGGAATCGACCCGGCAAGGATCTCAATTGTAAGCTACGGAGAAACAAGACTAGTTGACATAAAAAATAAACCTATAAACAGAAGAGCAGAATTTAAAGTAAAAGAATAA